In Rhizobium sp. CIAT894, the following are encoded in one genomic region:
- a CDS encoding SDR family oxidoreductase: protein MKDQTAVIVGGASGLGLTAAKLMVSRGASKIGLIDRNAELLASSAETLRSLGADVATSVADIARAETAHKGFNEIVAKLGRVHALVNSAAIYPRRPILEITDEEWDLENAINVKGTYHMMVAAVLHMRQHVNAPEVTGRIVNVTSVDAFKAHPQNAHYAATKAAVVSLTKSFAAECAKDQILVNSVAPAGFATDRAKELGFLPELAKASALGRAAEPVEMAEWIVMMASSRNTYATGENVVISGGYIYV from the coding sequence GTGAAGGATCAAACAGCAGTAATCGTCGGCGGGGCCTCCGGCCTCGGATTGACCGCAGCCAAGCTTATGGTCTCTCGCGGAGCCAGCAAGATCGGCCTGATCGACCGCAATGCGGAACTGCTGGCTTCGTCTGCGGAAACGCTTCGCTCGCTCGGTGCCGATGTGGCGACATCGGTCGCCGACATTGCCCGGGCGGAGACGGCGCACAAGGGTTTCAATGAGATCGTCGCGAAGCTCGGCCGGGTCCATGCGCTCGTCAACAGCGCGGCCATCTATCCCCGCCGGCCGATTCTCGAGATTACCGACGAGGAATGGGATCTCGAGAACGCCATTAACGTCAAGGGAACCTACCACATGATGGTGGCGGCGGTTCTCCATATGCGCCAGCACGTCAATGCTCCTGAAGTCACCGGACGAATCGTCAATGTGACGTCTGTCGACGCCTTCAAGGCCCATCCCCAGAACGCCCATTATGCCGCGACCAAGGCCGCGGTCGTCAGCCTCACCAAATCTTTCGCGGCAGAATGCGCGAAAGACCAGATCCTCGTCAACTCCGTCGCGCCCGCGGGCTTTGCCACCGACCGCGCCAAGGAACTCGGTTTCCTGCCCGAGCTTGCCAAGGCAAGCGCTCTCGGACGGGCGGCAGAACCGGTCGAAATGGCGGAATGGATCGTCATGATGGCCTCCAGCCGCAACACTTACGCGACTGGCGAAAACGTCGTCATCAGCGGGGGCTATATCTATGTTTGA
- a CDS encoding thiamine pyrophosphate-binding protein, translating to MNSEMTKRSGGQVLVDALRIHGVDRVFGVPGESYLAVLDAFHDAEKAIEFVICRQEGGAAYMAEAYGKLTGKPGICFVTRGPGATNASVGIHTAFQDSTPMILFIGQVARDQMEREAFQEIDYRRMFGQMAKWVVEIEDAARIPELISQAFHRAVNGRPGPVVIALPEDMLTDMVEVADTPAYRRVEIYAGEPQLEELQSLLAKAKRPLAIVGGGGWTQQAVDDLKTFAEAFDLPVAASFRCQDMFDNTHRNYAGDLGLAAGPKLIRHVKDCDLLISIGARLGEMTTGAYTLIDIPVPKQTLVHIHSGAEELGRVYHAALAINASPAGFLSQAAKLKPASAPAWTEWTRSAHADYLENLKHPQTPGDVQMGDVMEWLRKHLKSDAILTMGAGNYTAWAHRFYQYRTFRSQLGPTNGSMGYGVPAAVAAKITAPERTVVAFAGDGCFLMNGQELATAMQYDARVIFLVINNGMYGTIRMHQERNYPGRVSGTRLTNPDFAALARSYGLHGETVEKTEDFMGAFERSEASGKPGLIEVRIDPEALTVKQTLSQIRDQAIAQGR from the coding sequence ATGAACAGCGAAATGACCAAACGAAGCGGCGGCCAGGTGCTGGTCGATGCGCTGCGCATCCATGGTGTGGACCGCGTCTTCGGCGTGCCGGGGGAAAGCTATCTTGCGGTGCTCGACGCGTTTCACGACGCCGAAAAGGCGATCGAGTTCGTCATCTGCCGCCAGGAGGGCGGTGCTGCCTACATGGCGGAAGCCTACGGCAAGCTGACGGGCAAGCCGGGGATCTGCTTCGTCACCCGCGGGCCGGGAGCGACCAACGCCTCGGTCGGCATCCATACCGCCTTCCAGGACTCGACGCCGATGATCCTGTTCATCGGCCAGGTGGCGCGCGATCAGATGGAACGGGAAGCCTTCCAGGAGATCGACTATCGCCGGATGTTCGGGCAGATGGCCAAGTGGGTCGTCGAGATCGAAGACGCGGCGCGCATCCCTGAACTGATCAGCCAGGCCTTCCACCGCGCCGTCAACGGCCGGCCGGGTCCTGTGGTGATCGCCCTGCCGGAAGACATGCTGACGGATATGGTCGAAGTTGCCGACACCCCCGCCTATAGACGCGTCGAGATCTATGCCGGCGAACCGCAGCTGGAAGAATTGCAGTCGCTTCTTGCGAAGGCGAAGCGTCCGCTCGCCATTGTCGGCGGTGGCGGCTGGACACAACAGGCCGTCGACGACCTGAAGACCTTTGCGGAGGCTTTCGACCTTCCCGTCGCAGCCTCGTTCCGCTGTCAGGACATGTTCGACAATACTCACCGCAATTATGCCGGCGATCTCGGCCTCGCCGCCGGTCCGAAGCTTATCCGGCATGTCAAGGATTGCGATCTCCTGATCTCGATCGGCGCGCGGCTCGGCGAGATGACGACCGGCGCCTATACCCTGATCGACATCCCGGTTCCGAAGCAGACCCTGGTGCACATTCATTCGGGGGCAGAGGAACTCGGCCGCGTCTATCACGCGGCTCTCGCCATCAATGCCAGCCCCGCCGGCTTCCTGTCGCAGGCCGCAAAGCTCAAGCCCGCATCGGCGCCGGCCTGGACGGAATGGACGAGATCCGCTCATGCGGATTATTTGGAAAACTTGAAGCATCCGCAGACGCCCGGCGACGTCCAGATGGGCGACGTCATGGAGTGGCTGCGCAAGCATCTGAAGTCCGATGCGATCCTGACCATGGGTGCCGGCAACTATACGGCATGGGCCCATCGCTTTTACCAGTACCGGACGTTCCGTTCCCAGCTCGGGCCCACCAACGGTTCGATGGGTTACGGCGTTCCAGCCGCGGTCGCCGCCAAGATCACCGCACCGGAACGCACCGTCGTTGCCTTTGCCGGTGACGGATGTTTCCTGATGAATGGCCAGGAGCTGGCGACTGCGATGCAGTACGATGCACGCGTCATTTTCCTCGTCATCAACAACGGCATGTACGGAACGATCCGCATGCACCAGGAGCGCAACTATCCGGGCCGCGTCTCCGGCACCCGGTTGACGAATCCCGATTTTGCTGCGCTCGCCAGGTCCTATGGGCTGCATGGAGAGACGGTCGAAAAGACCGAAGATTTCATGGGGGCGTTCGAACGAAGCGAGGCGTCGGGCAAGCCGGGGCTGATCGAAGTGCGGATCGATCCGGAAGCGCTGACGGTCAAGCAGACGCTTTCGCAGATCCGCGATCAGGCGATCGCTCAAGGCAGATGA
- a CDS encoding FAD-binding oxidoreductase, protein MPASKSSYDVIIVGGAVVGSSTAYFLATNPEFKGSVLVIEKDWTYRRAATALSSSSIRHQFSNAINVKVSQFGTEFIRNFKENVRVDDDTPEIGFHEVGYLFLAGDERGEQVLRRNHETQVACGAEVTLLDPEGLGRRFPWLNLEGLVLGSTGERGEGWFDSVGLLQGFRKKARSLGVEYIEDEVVAVNREGDRIVSVITRSGQTIGCGTMVNTSGTNGRNVARMAGLDIPIEPRRRSLFVVDCRTPLEGKVGLTIDPTGVFFRPEGKFYLVATYPKHDPEVDPNDFDVMHAEFDDEIWPTLANRVPAFEAIKVVNSWAGHYDYCVLDHNVVLGPHTEVGNFLFANGFSGHGLQQSPAMGRGLSELITYGSFKTLDLSPFGYERVAANRPFLEDAVI, encoded by the coding sequence ATGCCAGCTTCCAAATCGTCGTATGACGTGATCATCGTGGGCGGTGCCGTCGTCGGTAGTTCGACGGCGTATTTCCTCGCCACCAATCCGGAATTCAAAGGGTCGGTTCTCGTCATCGAGAAGGACTGGACCTACCGGCGAGCGGCGACCGCTCTTTCGTCCAGTTCCATCCGCCATCAATTCTCGAATGCGATCAACGTCAAGGTTTCGCAGTTCGGGACCGAGTTCATTCGAAATTTTAAGGAAAATGTCCGGGTCGACGACGACACGCCGGAGATCGGCTTCCATGAGGTCGGATATCTTTTTCTCGCCGGCGACGAACGAGGCGAACAGGTCCTGCGCCGCAATCATGAGACCCAGGTCGCCTGCGGTGCCGAGGTGACGCTGCTCGATCCGGAGGGTCTCGGCCGTCGCTTCCCCTGGCTGAACCTCGAAGGTCTTGTGCTCGGCAGCACGGGCGAGCGCGGCGAGGGGTGGTTCGACAGCGTCGGGCTGCTGCAGGGTTTCCGCAAGAAAGCCCGTTCCCTCGGCGTCGAATATATCGAGGACGAGGTCGTGGCGGTGAACCGCGAGGGCGACCGCATTGTCTCCGTGATCACCAGAAGCGGCCAGACAATCGGCTGCGGCACGATGGTGAACACGTCAGGTACCAACGGCAGGAACGTTGCGCGGATGGCCGGGCTCGACATTCCCATCGAGCCGCGTCGGCGGTCGCTCTTCGTCGTTGATTGCCGGACGCCGTTGGAAGGCAAGGTCGGCCTGACCATCGATCCGACTGGTGTGTTCTTCCGGCCCGAAGGCAAGTTCTACCTCGTGGCCACCTATCCCAAGCACGATCCGGAGGTCGATCCCAATGATTTCGATGTCATGCATGCCGAATTCGACGACGAAATCTGGCCGACGCTTGCCAACCGGGTCCCCGCATTCGAGGCGATCAAGGTCGTCAATTCCTGGGCCGGGCACTATGATTACTGCGTGCTGGACCACAATGTGGTGCTGGGTCCCCACACCGAGGTCGGCAATTTCCTCTTTGCCAACGGCTTCAGCGGTCATGGGTTGCAGCAGTCGCCTGCCATGGGCCGGGGTCTGAGCGAACTCATTACCTACGGGTCCTTCAAGACCCTGGACTTGTCGCCCTTCGGATACGAGCGGGTGGCCGCAAACCGCCCGTTCCTGGAAGACGCGGTGATCTAA
- a CDS encoding FadR/GntR family transcriptional regulator, which produces MSIITQRGNLAEIVVAKLSERIDSGLYAPGEKIPSSAQLCEEFGVSRTVVREALTSLKVGGRVTARQGAGVFVSEKDAKTLNFEISRVEDIRSAMQILELRLGVEMQAAALAATRRTPEALAGIARAYDHLETLETDDAEVEARADFDFHLAIARATRNPHFPSFLEAVMESINFELVLKHRQSSRAYQGYLKKINKEHAAILSAITQGDAKGAKNAIAAHLEESLNRYRALLDEPASSETVE; this is translated from the coding sequence TTGTCGATCATCACGCAACGCGGAAACCTAGCAGAAATCGTCGTTGCCAAGCTCAGCGAGCGCATCGACTCCGGATTATATGCGCCGGGAGAAAAAATACCATCGAGCGCCCAGCTTTGCGAGGAGTTCGGCGTGTCGCGAACGGTGGTGCGCGAGGCGCTGACGTCGCTGAAGGTCGGCGGCAGGGTCACCGCCCGCCAGGGGGCCGGCGTTTTCGTCAGCGAAAAGGACGCCAAGACCCTGAATTTCGAGATCAGCCGGGTCGAAGACATCCGCTCCGCCATGCAGATCCTCGAACTGCGGCTGGGCGTCGAAATGCAAGCCGCAGCCCTTGCCGCGACACGGCGCACGCCTGAGGCGCTCGCCGGCATCGCCCGCGCCTACGACCACCTCGAAACGCTCGAGACGGATGACGCCGAAGTCGAGGCGCGTGCCGATTTCGACTTCCATCTGGCGATCGCGCGGGCGACGCGAAACCCGCATTTTCCTAGTTTTCTGGAAGCGGTGATGGAGAGCATCAACTTCGAACTCGTCCTCAAGCACCGTCAGTCGTCACGCGCCTATCAGGGGTATCTGAAGAAGATCAACAAGGAGCACGCGGCGATCCTCTCAGCGATCACCCAGGGCGACGCCAAAGGAGCGAAGAACGCCATCGCGGCGCATCTGGAAGAGAGCCTGAACCGCTACCGCGCATTGCTCGACGAGCCGGCAAGCAGCGAGACGGTGGAATAG
- a CDS encoding FAD-binding and (Fe-S)-binding domain-containing protein, producing the protein MIPRIKTKESLLLPGAGFFERLPEAGFAGDIETSAASRTVLSTDNSIYQMEPAGILFPRDIDDMQTVMRVLSEDAFRGLRVVARGGGTGTNGQSLTDGLVVDCSRHMNRILEIDPVRRIARVEAGVVKDQLNRALKDHGLFFAPELSTSNRATIGGMVSTDACGQGSCLYGKTSNHVLGLRIVLTDATDWWSRALDDVSLAKIKSRGDRVGEIHRTVDRIARDERARIEEIFPRLNRYMTGYDLAHIRRDDGRFDLNAIMCGSEGTLAMIAEIELNLLPIPKYSALVNIRYDDFNTALEDARALTALNVASVETIDERVLGLAKGDIVWNGIARFFPDDQRGPANGINIAEVLADDPVELEQRLVAVTSALAGADVVRNTGLTIARESAEVEAIWTMRKRAVGLLGNVEGPVRPVAFVEDTAVPPDNLAAYISEFRALLDAAGVSYGMFGHVDAGVLHVRPALDLTRDDHVPLIREITDAVVALTRKHGGVLWGEHGKGVRSEYVPEFFGDLYPSLQQIKKAFDPENRLNPGKIATPDDGALMKIDEVPLRGSVDRIIGNEIRAAFDNAAYCNGNGACFDFDETSPMCPSYKATRNRVYSPKGRAALMREWLRLLVEQGVDPREEAVRLRNSNKAIGLARRAFNSLNPANRSDFSHEVRAAMDTCLACKACAGQCPVKVSVPAFRSKFLNLYYGRYLRPLKDPLVAGIEATLPLMARIRPLYNLLAGTAAGRSAMKLVGLTALPKMPPALLAGLGIPVADAEQIMAMSAEERARAVVFIPDAFTAHFDPKVVAAAVEVARKLGLAPFIAPPLTNGKALHVHGYLDRFEKAAVATSRSLDRLAKTGVPLVGLDPSMTLAYRSEYKTLPKGPSHASVLLPQEWLAANGKNLAEAIRRQVGATVRLLPHCTERTNMPSAVAQWKAVFRTLGIELQVADAGCCGMAGTFGHEARNREISEKLYAMNWAEQIAAGEDGTVVMATGYSCRSQVKEIDRRTIPHPLEVIRDLLS; encoded by the coding sequence ATGATCCCTCGTATCAAGACCAAAGAATCTTTACTCCTTCCCGGAGCCGGCTTCTTCGAGCGGCTGCCGGAGGCGGGCTTTGCCGGCGACATCGAAACCAGCGCCGCCTCGCGTACCGTTCTTTCGACGGACAACTCGATCTACCAGATGGAGCCGGCAGGGATTCTCTTTCCCAGAGATATCGACGATATGCAGACCGTGATGCGGGTCCTCTCCGAAGACGCGTTCCGCGGCCTGCGCGTCGTCGCGCGCGGCGGCGGCACCGGCACCAATGGTCAGTCGCTGACGGACGGCCTCGTCGTCGACTGCTCACGGCATATGAACCGGATCCTGGAGATCGATCCGGTGCGGCGGATCGCCCGCGTCGAAGCCGGCGTCGTCAAGGACCAGCTCAATCGCGCCCTCAAGGACCATGGCCTGTTCTTCGCGCCGGAGCTTTCGACCTCCAACCGGGCGACGATCGGCGGCATGGTCTCGACCGATGCCTGCGGCCAGGGCTCCTGCCTCTACGGCAAGACGAGCAACCATGTGCTCGGCCTCCGGATCGTCCTGACCGATGCGACGGACTGGTGGTCGCGCGCCCTCGACGACGTGTCTCTTGCCAAGATCAAGTCTCGCGGCGATCGCGTCGGGGAGATCCATCGGACGGTCGACAGGATCGCGCGTGACGAGCGTGCGCGCATCGAGGAAATCTTTCCGCGCCTCAACCGCTACATGACGGGTTACGATCTCGCGCATATCCGCCGCGACGACGGACGCTTCGATCTCAACGCGATCATGTGCGGCTCGGAAGGCACGCTGGCGATGATCGCCGAGATCGAGCTCAATCTTCTGCCGATTCCGAAATATTCGGCGCTGGTCAATATCCGCTACGACGACTTCAACACGGCCCTCGAAGACGCAAGGGCGCTGACCGCGCTGAACGTCGCGTCGGTGGAGACGATCGACGAGAGGGTGCTCGGCCTTGCCAAGGGCGACATCGTGTGGAACGGCATCGCCCGGTTTTTCCCAGATGACCAGCGCGGCCCGGCCAACGGCATCAATATTGCCGAGGTGCTGGCCGACGACCCGGTCGAACTCGAGCAGAGGCTTGTGGCGGTGACATCGGCGCTTGCTGGCGCCGATGTCGTTCGCAATACCGGCCTTACGATCGCCCGGGAAAGTGCTGAGGTCGAAGCGATATGGACGATGCGCAAGCGCGCCGTCGGTCTTCTCGGAAATGTCGAAGGCCCGGTGCGGCCGGTGGCCTTCGTCGAGGACACCGCCGTTCCTCCCGATAATCTTGCCGCCTATATAAGCGAATTCCGCGCTCTCCTCGACGCCGCGGGCGTCTCTTACGGCATGTTCGGCCACGTCGATGCGGGCGTGCTTCATGTGAGACCGGCCCTCGACCTGACGCGCGACGACCATGTGCCGCTCATCCGGGAAATCACCGATGCGGTGGTGGCGCTTACCCGCAAGCATGGCGGCGTTCTCTGGGGCGAGCACGGCAAGGGTGTGCGGTCGGAATATGTGCCGGAATTCTTCGGCGATCTCTATCCCAGCCTCCAGCAGATCAAGAAGGCGTTCGATCCGGAGAACCGCCTCAATCCGGGCAAGATCGCCACACCGGACGACGGCGCGCTGATGAAGATCGACGAGGTTCCTTTGCGGGGAAGCGTCGACCGCATCATCGGCAACGAGATCCGCGCGGCCTTCGACAATGCGGCCTATTGCAACGGCAACGGCGCCTGTTTCGATTTCGACGAGACCAGCCCAATGTGCCCGTCCTACAAGGCGACCCGCAACCGGGTCTACTCGCCGAAGGGGCGCGCCGCCCTGATGCGGGAATGGCTGCGGCTCCTCGTCGAGCAGGGTGTCGATCCCCGTGAGGAAGCGGTTCGGCTCCGCAATTCGAACAAGGCGATCGGGCTTGCCAGGCGCGCATTCAACTCGCTGAACCCGGCCAACCGCTCCGACTTCTCCCATGAAGTGCGGGCGGCCATGGATACGTGCCTTGCCTGCAAGGCCTGCGCCGGCCAATGTCCTGTCAAGGTCAGCGTTCCCGCGTTCCGGTCGAAGTTCCTGAACCTCTATTACGGCCGCTACCTCAGGCCGCTGAAAGATCCGCTGGTCGCCGGCATCGAGGCGACGCTGCCGCTGATGGCGCGGATTCGGCCCCTCTACAATCTGCTTGCCGGAACGGCTGCCGGCCGCTCGGCGATGAAGCTTGTCGGCCTGACAGCGCTGCCGAAGATGCCGCCGGCATTGCTGGCCGGCCTCGGTATCCCCGTCGCCGACGCGGAGCAGATCATGGCGATGTCTGCCGAGGAGCGCGCCCGCGCCGTCGTCTTCATTCCCGATGCCTTCACTGCGCATTTCGATCCCAAAGTGGTCGCCGCCGCCGTCGAGGTCGCCCGCAAGCTCGGCCTTGCGCCGTTCATCGCGCCGCCGCTCACCAACGGAAAAGCGCTGCATGTCCACGGTTATCTCGACCGCTTCGAAAAGGCGGCCGTCGCGACCTCACGCTCGCTGGATCGTCTGGCGAAAACCGGCGTGCCGCTGGTCGGGCTGGACCCGTCCATGACGCTTGCCTATCGCAGCGAGTACAAGACCCTGCCGAAAGGGCCATCCCACGCATCCGTGCTGCTGCCGCAGGAATGGCTCGCCGCAAACGGCAAGAACCTGGCGGAGGCGATCCGGCGGCAGGTCGGCGCGACGGTCCGGCTTCTGCCGCACTGTACCGAACGCACCAACATGCCCTCGGCTGTTGCGCAGTGGAAAGCGGTCTTCCGCACCCTCGGCATCGAGCTGCAGGTGGCTGATGCGGGCTGTTGCGGTATGGCGGGAACGTTCGGCCACGAAGCCCGCAACCGGGAAATCTCAGAAAAGCTCTATGCGATGAACTGGGCAGAACAGATCGCCGCCGGCGAGGACGGGACCGTCGTCATGGCGACCGGCTATTCCTGCCGGTCGCAGGTCAAGGAAATAGACCGCAGGACGATCCCCCATCCTCTGGAAGTCATCCGGGATCTGTTAAGTTAA
- a CDS encoding NAD(P)-dependent oxidoreductase — MTDYNRTLLTGAAGALGTQLRQSGTRLGKIVRLSARSPIKDLASHEEDFPADLTDFEAVSRAVEGCDAIIHMGGQGLEAAWKTILDANIAGSYNIYEAARRHGVKRIVYASSVHAIGFYERNETIDGNVPTRPDSLYGVSKTFVENLARYYFDKFGIETVSLRIGSSFPEPTDRRHLITWLSYRDCRQLVEKSLSAERVGFMVAYGMSNNSQAFWDNRTAASLGYRPQDSADDYAEKVFAKTKQGNPNDPAVRFQGGSFAAAGHYEDEKK, encoded by the coding sequence ATGACCGACTACAACCGCACACTTTTGACCGGCGCCGCAGGTGCGCTCGGAACACAGCTTCGTCAATCCGGAACCAGGCTCGGAAAGATCGTCCGTCTTTCCGCGCGTTCGCCGATCAAGGACCTCGCGTCTCACGAAGAGGATTTTCCTGCCGACCTTACCGATTTCGAAGCGGTGTCGCGCGCGGTCGAAGGCTGCGATGCGATCATCCACATGGGCGGACAGGGGCTCGAGGCGGCGTGGAAGACCATCCTCGACGCCAATATCGCCGGCAGCTACAACATCTATGAAGCGGCCCGCCGGCACGGCGTGAAACGCATCGTCTATGCGAGCTCGGTTCACGCGATCGGCTTCTACGAGCGAAACGAGACCATCGACGGCAACGTGCCGACACGCCCCGACAGCCTCTACGGCGTATCGAAGACCTTCGTCGAAAACCTCGCGCGTTATTACTTCGACAAGTTCGGAATTGAGACGGTCAGCCTGCGCATCGGTTCGTCCTTCCCGGAGCCGACCGACCGGCGCCACCTCATCACCTGGCTTTCCTACCGCGACTGCCGCCAGCTCGTCGAAAAAAGCCTGTCGGCGGAGCGCGTCGGCTTCATGGTTGCCTACGGCATGTCGAACAACAGCCAGGCCTTCTGGGACAACCGCACCGCAGCTTCGCTCGGCTATCGCCCGCAAGACAGCGCCGACGACTACGCCGAAAAGGTCTTTGCCAAGACGAAGCAGGGCAATCCGAACGATCCCGCCGTCCGATTCCAGGGTGGAAGCTTCGCCGCGGCCGGTCACTATGAAGACGAGAAGAAGTGA
- a CDS encoding pyridoxal phosphate-dependent aminotransferase: MNMIKFESTRVASIKSSPSMAVSMAAKAMRAKGENVIDLSLGEPDFETPDHVVEAAVEAMRKGLTRYTAPNGLPELRQAIVAKFKRENGLDYAEDEISIGNGAKQILFNAFLGTLEPGDEVIVPAPYWVSYTDIVILHGGTPKIVQCGVEDAFKITPERLEAAITPRTRWFLFNSPSNPTGAIYTADELKALGEVLARHPRVAIMSDEIYEHIVCADVPFTSFAIACPDLKDRTLLINGVSKAYAMTGWRLGYAAGPKELTKVLNKLQSQSTTCPSSITQYAAAAALNGPQDFVTTAVAEYRARGELVARGFLAIPGLEVRAPEGAFYLFPKCTGYIGRTAPDGSRIANDTELASYLLKEGKVATVPGAAFGVEPYIRLSFATSRDNLSIAIERTADALAKLR; this comes from the coding sequence ATGAACATGATCAAGTTTGAAAGCACGCGGGTCGCCTCTATCAAGTCGTCGCCCTCCATGGCCGTATCGATGGCCGCCAAGGCGATGAGAGCCAAGGGCGAGAACGTCATCGACCTCTCGCTCGGCGAGCCCGACTTCGAAACACCGGATCATGTCGTCGAGGCTGCCGTTGAAGCGATGCGCAAGGGCCTGACGCGGTACACGGCCCCGAACGGCCTGCCCGAGCTTCGCCAGGCGATCGTCGCAAAATTCAAAAGAGAGAACGGCCTCGATTATGCTGAGGACGAGATCTCCATCGGCAACGGCGCCAAGCAGATCCTGTTCAACGCCTTCCTCGGAACGCTGGAACCCGGCGACGAAGTCATCGTGCCCGCGCCCTACTGGGTCTCCTACACGGATATCGTCATCCTGCATGGCGGCACTCCGAAGATCGTCCAGTGCGGCGTCGAGGACGCGTTCAAGATCACGCCGGAGCGGCTGGAAGCGGCGATTACGCCGCGCACGCGCTGGTTCCTGTTCAATTCGCCGTCCAATCCGACCGGTGCAATCTATACGGCCGACGAACTCAAGGCGCTCGGCGAGGTGCTGGCGCGCCATCCGCGCGTCGCCATCATGTCCGACGAGATCTACGAGCATATCGTCTGCGCCGACGTGCCCTTCACCTCGTTTGCGATCGCCTGCCCCGACCTGAAGGACCGCACGCTTCTCATCAACGGCGTGTCCAAGGCCTATGCCATGACCGGCTGGCGCCTCGGCTACGCGGCCGGGCCGAAGGAGCTGACGAAGGTGCTGAACAAGCTTCAGTCGCAGAGCACCACCTGCCCCTCGTCGATCACGCAGTATGCCGCAGCGGCGGCGCTCAACGGCCCGCAGGACTTCGTCACGACAGCAGTTGCGGAGTACAGGGCGCGCGGCGAGCTCGTCGCCCGCGGCTTCTTGGCCATTCCGGGCCTGGAGGTTCGCGCACCCGAAGGCGCCTTCTACCTGTTTCCGAAATGCACCGGCTATATCGGCAGGACCGCGCCTGACGGCAGCCGGATTGCCAACGACACGGAACTCGCCTCCTATCTCCTGAAAGAGGGCAAGGTGGCGACCGTTCCGGGTGCTGCCTTCGGCGTCGAGCCCTATATCCGTCTTTCCTTCGCCACCTCGCGCGACAATCTTTCCATTGCGATCGAGCGCACGGCCGACGCACTCGCCAAACTGCGATAG